In a single window of the Drosophila albomicans strain 15112-1751.03 chromosome 3, ASM965048v2, whole genome shotgun sequence genome:
- the LOC117566905 gene encoding peptidyl-prolyl cis-trans isomerase H — MPNWNQIQSQLRSSNNPVVFLDIAVGTTEIGRMIFELFADTVPRTAENFRQFCTGEYRPDGVPIGYKGASFHRVIKDFMIQGGDFVQGDGTGVTSIYGNTYADENFTLKHDSPGLLAMANSGRDTNGCQFFITCARCNFLDGKHVVFGRVLDGLLIMRKIENVPTGPNNKPKLPVTISQCGQM; from the exons atgccAAACTGGAATCAAATACAATCGCAATTGCGCAGCTCAAATAATCCTGTGGTTTTTCTAGACATTGCGGTTGGCACAACG GAAATTGGACGCATGATTTTTGAACTGTTCGCCGACACTGTGCCACGAACTGCTGAGAACTTTCGACAATTCTGCACGGGTGAATATCGACCAGATGGTGTGCCCATTGGCTACAAGGGTGCCAGCTTTCACAGAGTTATCAAGGACTTTATGATACAAGGCGGTGACTTTGTACAAGGCGACGGCACCGGCGTCACCAGCATTTATGGCAACACGTATGCTGACGAGAACTTTACACTCAAGCACGATTCACCGGGTCTGCTGGCCATGGCCAACAGTGGTCGAGACACGAATGGTTGTCAGTTCTTCATAACGTGTGCGCGATGCAATTTTCTGGATGGCAAGCATGTGGTATTTGGTCGTGTACTCGATGGTCTCTTGATAATGCGCAAAATTGAGAATGTGCCAACGGGACCCAATAATAAGCCGAAGCTGCCAGTGACAATATCTCAATGTGGACAAATGTAG
- the LOC117566894 gene encoding aromatic-L-amino-acid decarboxylase, with protein MNVEEFRKYGKEVIDYICEYGSNIEERDVAPTLNPGYLKKLLPADAPQSPESFKDVLEDFEQKIMPGVVHWNHPKFFAYFPSGNSFPSVLGDMLSSAIGSIGFSWASCPAAAELETIVMNWYAKALGLPKAFISDAPGSTGGGALQGSASECALVSLITARARAINELKGQTTVHDSVFLPNLIAYASREAHSSIEKATKMALVKLRIIDADERGRMRVDLLEQAIKNDVNAGLTPFFVVATVGTTGGCAFDDISAIGKVCRQVSSIWLHVDGAYAGNSFILPEMRVFSAGLEYADSFNTNPNKLLLTNFDASALWVRDVMTLKSALNVNPLYLRHEHLNGVDYRHYGIPLSRRFRALKLWFVFRTYGVKGLQEYIRNHMVLAKKFEMLVRKDERFEVRNDVHLGLVCFRMRTGDEPNHLLLAQINHSGKMHMTPAKFNGRYVIRFCVTYEHATEKDILDAWSQIKGFAEEILRDAQLESSSAPATPETERTSSEPMPVAGKPPIKKKLTRTKSLRFSFTRSISREQFQSQSEHLMDGCTPILVVDPKTIQQNFQQATENNENNNNSNNNNNNNNTTKLKDISDVDTDEASN; from the exons ATGAATGTTGAAGAGTTTCGTAAATACGGCAAGGAAGTTATCGATTACATATGCGAATATGGCAGCAATATCGAGGAACGCGATGTGGCGCCCACGCTAAATCCCGGATATTTGAAAAAGCTATTGCCAG CGGACGCGCCCCAATCGCCCGAATCATTCAAAGATGTGCTCGAGGACTTTGAGCAAAAGATCATGCCAGGCGTTGTCCACTGGAATCATCCGAAATTCTTCGCCTACTTCCCATCGGGCAACTCATTTCCCTCCGTTCTCGGCGATATGCTGAGCAGTGCCATCGGCTCCATTGGCTTCAGCTGGGCCAGTTGCCCGGCTGCCGCCGAACTCGAAACGATTGTGATGAACTGGTATGCCAAAGCATTGGGTCTGCCCAAGGCCTTCATCTCAGACGCACCCGGCAGCACTGGCGGCGGTGCTCTACAGGGTTCCGCCTCCGAGTGCGCCCTCGTCTCACTGATCACGGCACGTGCTCGTGCCATCAACGAGCTGAAGGGTCAGACAACCGTCCATGACAGCGTCTTTTTGCCCAATCTCATTGCGTATGCCAGTCGCGAGGCGCACTCCAGCATCGAGAAGGCCACCAAAATGGCGCTGGTCAAGCTACGCATCATCGATGCCGATGAGCGTGGCAGGATGCGTGTGGATCTGCTGGAGCAGGCCATCAAGAACGATGTGAATGCCGGACTGACGCCATTCTTTGTGGTCGCGACCGTGGGCACCACGGGCGGTTGTGCCTTCGATGACATCTCTGCCATTGGCAAGGTGTGTCGTCAGGTGTCCAGCATTTGGCTGCACGTCGATGGCGCCTATGCGGGCAACTCTTTCATTTTGCCCGAGATGCGTGTCTTCTCCGCTGGCTTGGAATATGCCGATTCATTCAATACGAATCCCAATAAACTCCTGTTGACCAACTTTGATGCATCCGCTTTATGGGTGCGCGATGTGATGACACTGAAGAGTGCGCTCAATGTGAATCCCCTGTACCTGAGACACGAGCACTTGAATGGCGTCGACTACAGACACTACGGCATTCCATTGAGTCGTCGTTTCCGCGCCCTCAAACTGTGGTTTGTCTTCCGCACATATGGCGTCAAGGGACTGCAGGAGTACATTCGCAATCACATGGTGCTGGCCAAGAAGTTCGAGATGCTGGTGCGCAAGGACGAACGCTTCGAGGTGCGCAACGATGTGCATCTGGGATTAGTGTGCTTCCGCATGCG CACTGGCGATGAACCCAATCATCTGCTGTTAGCCCAGATCAATCACTCGGGCAAGATGCACATGACACCAGCCAAGTTCAATGGACGCTATGTGATCCGCTTCTGTGTCACCTACGAGCATGCCACCGAGAAGGACATTCTGGATGCCTGGAGTCAGATCAAAGGCTTTGCCGAGGAGATTCTCCGTGATGCGCAATTGGAGAGCAGCTCAGCACCGGCGACACCGGAAACAGAACGCACAAGTTCCGAGCCAATGCCAGTGGCTGGCAAGCCACCGATCAAGAAGAAGCTCACCCGTACCAAATCTCTGCGCTTCTCGTTCACACGCAGCATATCGAGGGAACAGTTCCAGAGTCAGAGCGAGCACCTTATGGATGGATGTACGCCCATTTTGGTGGTGGATCCCAAGACGATTCAACAGAACTTTCAGCAGGCAacagaaaataatgaaaacaacaacaacagcaataataataataacaacaacaacactacgAAACTAAAGGACATTTCAGATGTTGATACGGATGAGGCGAGCAATTGA
- the LOC117566898 gene encoding post-GPI attachment to proteins factor 3, with protein sequence MLSINPQTCAICVLLLSAALPATKASNGDRTQFFHNCRQNCERTNCSADGLEIQEQAISFYGQTIFDRVFGWSCSDECSYGCMWRTVFAFLERGWPIPQFYGKWPFLRLFGMQEPASVVFSLLNFVMHLRQLRKFRREVRADSPCYMLAHIFGLTCLNGWVWSAIFHTRDFPLTELLDYAFAYSIILCSLYCMLMRMLHRYSLFLRGVITLAVVSYYINYFAYLSVGKFNYAFNMKVNIATGTLAAVGWFVWCHRVRYRRPYFKRILRFYVLFALAMSLELLDFPPILWILDAHSLWHLATVPLVSLYYDFMIEDCQTLRKEKALTEAYPYYNKDI encoded by the exons atgcTTAGTATTAATCCACAAACATGTGCAATATGCGTGCTGCTTCTAAGCGCAGCTCTCCCGGCCACAAAAGCCTCCAACGGCGACCGCACACAATTCTTTCACAATTGTCGGCAAAATTGCGAACGCACAAATTGCTCAGCTG ATGGCCTAGAAATCCAGGAGCAAGCAATTAGTTTCTATGGCCAAACGATATTCGATCGCGTCTTCGGCTGGAGCTGTTCTGATGAATGCTCCTATGGCTGCATGTGGCGCACTGTGTTTGCATTCCTGGAGCGTGGCTGGCCCATCCCACAATTCTACGGGAAATGGCCATTTCTTCGTCTGTTCGGCATGCAAGAACCGGCTTCAGTTGTCTTTTCGCTTCTCAATTTCGTGATGCATCTGCGACAGTTGCGGAAATTTCGCCGCGAAGTACGAGCCGACAGTCCCTGCTACATGCTGGCGCACATCTTTGGTTTG ACCTGTCTCAATGGCTGGGTGTGGTCAGCAATCTTTCACACCCGCGACTTTCCGCTCACCGAGCTGCTGGACTACGCTTTCGCATACTCCATCATACTGTGCTCACTGTACTGCATGCTGATGCGAATGCTGCATCGATATTCGCTCTTTCTTCGCGGTGTCATCACACTGGCAGTCGTCTCGTACTACATTAATTACTTTGCCTATCTGAGTGTGGGCAAATTTAACTATGCCTTCAATATGAAGGTGAACATTGCTACCGGTACCCTGGCTGCTGTGGGCTGGTTTGTGTGGTGTCATCGTGTTCGCTATCGTCGGCCGTACTTTAAGCGTATACTACGATTCTATGTGCTCTTCGCACTGGCCATGAGCCTGGAACTGCTCGATTTTCCGCCAATACTTTGGATACTCGATGCGCATTCGTTGTGGCATTTGGCCACAGTGCCATTGGTTTCACTGTACTACGA CTTCATGATTGAAGATTGCCAAACGCTGCGCAAGGAGAAGGCATTAACAGAGGCTTATCCCTATTATAACAAggatatttaa
- the LOC117566906 gene encoding UPF0545 protein C22orf39 homolog: protein MSTKTENAERKDANTTVKLEDTWAIRPCHLYKDEHDDCTSFKARFHQYFIHGRDTDCSQWLTDFKNCERYAQSNGNDVVAGAAVIKSEEQRRLTRLRAHYANDTWTKRKQPPEDWAKPLPDWLQKRNENTYLELKQKELLGETTASTEEQRSFCAIM, encoded by the exons atgtCGACGAAAACTGAAAATGCTGAGAGAAAAGATGCAAACACTACAGTAAAATTAGAAGATACATGGGCG ATCCGACCGTGTCACCTGTATAAAGATGAGCACGACGACTGCACCAGTTTTAAGGCACGTTTCCATCAATATTTCATACACGGCCGGGACACAGATTGTTCACAATGGCTGACGGACTTTAAAAATTGCGAGCGCTATGCGCAATCGAATGGCAACGACGTTGTCGCCGGCGCTGCTGTCATCAAGAGCGAGGAGCAACGACGATTGACACGATTGCGGGCGCATTACGCCAATGATACGTGGACAAAACGTAAACAGCCGCCAGAGGATTGGGCCAAGCCGTTACCCGACTGGCTGCAAAAGCGCAATGAGAACACATACTTGGAGCTTAAGCAAAAGGAGCTGTTGGGCGAGACGACAGCATCAACAGAGGAACAGCGTTCATTCTGTGCTATTATGTAG
- the LOC117566688 gene encoding uncharacterized protein LOC117566688 isoform X3 produces the protein MRAIFCALLICSFFATFLGAKRLPMEKLGLHNNYNEIVRDLIKNWESPIVYLRQLGYLPNDYEDTSKIKPNLDALMSRMERDDERDSLRQEVDKSRQHFCGVQDEKLKQKRENANGNEGIKYPTVDQLLAMKQPSLAVAMSAAKVDELMPKQKAADHQADGSNAQLMLLTQLLAKQQSAQVQTDVNQKSEDFLQQLVAKTSPVAVGGMPQVAAAPQQLVGGDANAMIARLRRNLKFRLMHHNI, from the exons ATGCGAGCGATATTTTG CGCTCTATTGATCTGCAGTTTTTTTGCAACTTTTCTTGGTGCAAAAAGGTTGCCAATGGAAAAGTTGGGACTGCACAACAATTATAATGAGATTGTGCGAGATTTGATTAAGAATTGGGAATCTCCGATTGTGTATTTACGTCAGCTTGGTTATCTGCCGAATGATTACGAGGATACATCGAAAATAAAACCCAATTTGGATGCGCTCATGAGTCGCATGGAGCGTGATGATGAACGCGACTCATTGCGACAAGAAGTGGACAAATCCAGGCAACATTTCTGTGGAGTGCAAGATGAGAAACTAAAGCAGAAGCGGGAGAATGCGAATGGCAACGAAGGCATCAAGTATCCCACTGTCGATCAGTTATTGGCCATGAAGCAACCCTCTTTAGCTGTAGCCATGTCTGCGGCCAAAGTGGATGAGTTGATGCCCAAGCAGAAGGCAGCGGATCATCAAGCTGATGGAAGCAATGCTCAGTTGATGCTGCTCACGCAGCTGTTGGCAAAACAGCAGTCGGCTCAAGTACAGACGGATGTGAATCAAAAGTCTGAGGACTTTCTGCAACAGCTGGTGGCAAAGACAAGTCCTGTGGCTGTGGGTGGCATGCCACAAGTAGCCGCTGCGCCACAACAATTGGTAGGAGGAGATGCCAACGCGATGA TCGCCCGGTTGAGGCGCAATCTAAAGTTCAGATTGATGCACCACAATATCTAA
- the LOC117566903 gene encoding coenzyme Q-binding protein COQ10, mitochondrial, producing MLKGSTLKALDVRIWQSFIETSCQQKRSYVNGIQRTYLTFNDLRNKNRSYTKKELVGYSMQDMYSVVSDVSNYYKFVPYVKRSHVHSRDNAGFKADLIVGFPPLNEAYTSRVTLQPTTLVKSECHDGRLFNYLLNEWRFSPGLKDIPNSCVLDFKVAFRFRSLLHSNIANLFFDLICDQMENAFIQEVRRRSGPPSIRSHVLESKRS from the exons ATGTTAAAGGGCAGCACATTAAAGGCATTGGATGTGAGAATTTGGCAGAGCTTCATTGAAACAAG CTGTCAGCAAAAACGATCGTATGTCAATGGCATCCAACGCACCTATTTAACTTTCAACGATCTGCGCAACAAAAATCGCTCTTACACGAAAAAGGAGCTCGTCGG CTACTCCATGCAGGACATGTACAGTGTGGTCTCCGATGTCAGCAACTATTACAAATTTGTGCCATACGTGAAGCGTTCCCATGTCCACAGTCGTGACAATGCCGGATTCAAGGCAGATTTAATTGTCGGCTTCCCCCCGCTCAACGAGGCGTATACGTCACGGGTGACGCTGCAGCCGACGACGCTGGTGAAATCGGAATGTCACGATGGACGATTGTTCAACTATCTATTGAACGAATGGCGTTTCAGTCCCGGCCTCAaggatataccaaattcgTGTGTACTCGACTTTAAGGTCGCGTTTCGGTTTCGTTCTCTATTACACAGTAATATAGCCAACCTATTCTTCGATCTGATATGCGATCAAATGGAGAATGCGTTCATTCAAGAGGTGCGACGACGCAGTGGACCTCCCTCGATTCGTTCGCATGTCCTCGAATCGAAACGGTCCTGA
- the LOC117566900 gene encoding transcription factor Adf-1 isoform X1, with protein sequence MHTLSAAIEMDKLDANLEQQFDLNLIEAVKMNPVIYDRSHYNYKHFVRKAQTWKQIAETLGVSEQKCTKRWKSLRDKFAREMKLCQESRWRYFKQMQFLVDSIRQYRESLLGKCANGSQNASQVADPTQQQQAQQQTVVDIFAQPFNGSATTSAQALTHPHEITVTGDAQLATAVGKDQKPYFYEPPLKRERSEEEHSDNMLNTIKIFQNNVSQAVSAEDQSFGMVVTDMLNTLGVRQKAEAKVHIIKYLTDMQLLAQHNKY encoded by the exons A TGCACACGCTTAGTGCAGCCATCGAGATGGACAAACTGGATGCCAACCTGGAGCAGCAGTTTGATCTCAATCTAATTGAGGCGGTCAAAATGAATCCCGTCATCTACGATCGCTCACATTACAACTACAAGCACTTTGTGCGCAAGGCGCAGACCTGGAAGCAAATTGCCGAAACTCTCGGCGTAAGTG aacaaaaatgtacaaagCGATGGAAGAGTTTGCGAGATAAATTTGCGCGCGAAATGAAATTGTGCCAAGAATCGCGCTGGCGTTACTTTAAACAGATGCAGTTCCTGGTCGACTCGATCCGGCAATATCGCGAATCGCTGCTCGGCAAGTGCGCCAATGGCAGTCAGAATGCCAGCCAAGTGGCCGATCccacgcaacaacaacaggcccAACAACAGACCGTCGTCGACATCTTTGCGCAACCTTTCAATGGAAGTGCCACAACATCTGCCCAGGCGCTGACACATCCGCATG aaaTAACCGTTACTGGGGATGCACAGCTGGCCACAGCGGTAGGCAAGGACCAGAAGCCATATTTCTATGAGCCACCATTGAAGCGCGAACGAAGCGAGGAGGAGCACAGTGATAACATGCTGAACACTATCAAGATATTCCAGAATAATGTGTCGCAGGCGGTCAGCGCCGAGGATCAATCGTTTGGCATGGTTGTCACCGATATGCTCAACACGCTGGGCGTGCGGCAAAAGGCCGAGGCAAAGGTGCACATCATCAAGTATCTGACGGATATGCAACTGCTGGCgcaacataacaaatactaa
- the LOC117566893 gene encoding D-glucuronyl C5-epimerase B — protein MSEFQLANVVDANGSAAHSDDAYHTLRRQQTEPEVATRCKSSSLKREPLVFFIMRLNLKAVLMLLIVAVMVITLGIYMRCAAFSFSPDFVRQLSRRQTIDALTSSAAGGQQEQTSPSVPLQDIECAINQEYSIHCKRDENANEVYVPFSFLRQYFDISGAVSTNNEVVKFNWMHSNAKVNLPKGKYDPRGVFMYFENYNVEVRDRVKCISAAEGVPVSTQWEKRGYFYPTQIAQFALAHYSKNLTEATPRQHVLEDADGNQSMEWTTPKTSNMTRIWHHKFNTSIVQFETTIGYESAISIQLNQTQDLVLSVDLLLVTNSSSLMVTVLNRDSKHSYQLHYIAAELLLSVQESNIYYGLGGGALNKWRHITRDLHIDVQKGIVMGDKRSPLKVRRSDLEVLSIAFLGIGFYDNLTLSTSDHLAHFYDAAEWFVHNQDTKTGGWTNPVRRSLNGFAELRPGWISAMGQGHAISVLARAYWHSGGDSRYLKAASLGLQPYRIYSRDGGVLAQFMDKYYWYEEYPTTPPSFVLNGFIYSLLGLYDLNSTAPGKIAREAGKLFAQGMHSLKKMLLLYDTGSGTSYDLRHLSLGVAPNLARWDYHATHVNQLLLLATIDTDPLIAQTAERWKGYMFGKRAKHN, from the exons ATGTCCGAATTTCAGTTGGCGAATGTTGTGGATGCCAATGGCAGTGCTGCCCATAGCGATGATGCTTATCACACACTGAGGCGCCAACAAACGGAACCGGAAGTCGCAACGCGCTGCAAATCCTCAAGTCTTAAG CGCGAACCTTTAGTATTCTTCATCATGCGACTGAATCTGAAAGCGGTGCTGATGCTGCTCATTGTGGCCGTCATGGTCATCACTCTGGGCATCTATATGCGCTGTGCCGCCTTCAGTTTCTCTCCGGATTTTGTGCGTCAGCTGAGCCGACGCCAAACGATCGACGCACTAACGAGTTCAGCTGCTGGCGGACAACAGGAACAGACATCGCCTAGCGTTCCACTGCAGGACATTGAGTGTGCCATCAATCAGGAGTACAGCATACACTGTAAGCGCGACGAGAATGCCAATGAGGTGTATGTGCCCTTCTCGTTTCTGCGGCAATATTTCGATATCAGTGGCGCTGTCTCTACGAACAACGAGGTGGTCAAATTCAATTGGATGCACAGCAATGCCAAGGTAAATCTCCCGAAGGGCAAATACGATCCACGCGGTGTTTTCATGTACTTTGAGAACTACAATGTGGAGGTTCGTGATCGCGTCAAGTGCATCAGCGCAGCCGAAGGTGTCCCTGTGAGCACACAATGGGAAAAGCGTGGCTACTTTTACCCGACGCAAATAGCCCAATTTGCCTTGGCGCACTACAGCAAGAATCTAACGGAGGCGACGCCACGTCAACATGTCCTGGAGGATGCGGATGGCAATCAGTCGATGGAGTGGACAACGCCAAAGACCAGCAATATGACACGCATCTGGCATCACAAGTTCAACACCAGCATTGTCCAGTTCGAGACAACCATTGGCTATGAGAGCGCCATCAGCATTCAATTGAATCAGACCCAGGATCTTGTGCTCAGTGTGGATTTGCTGTTGGtcacaaacagcagcagtctgATGGTCACAGTGCTCAATCGTGATAGCAAACATAGCTATCAGTTGCATTACATTGCCGCCGAGCTACTGCTCAGCGTGCAGGAGTCCAACATCTATTACGGCTTGGGCGGTGGCGCCTTGAACAAGTGGCGTCACATCACACGGGATCTGCACATCGATGTGCAGAAGGGCATCGTCATGGGGGACAAACGATCGCCACTGAAGGTGCGACGAAGCGATCTGGAAGTGCTATCGATTGCCTTCTTGGGTATTGGATTCTACGACAACTTGACGCTGTCGACGAGCGATCATTTGGCGCATTTCTACGATGCCGCAGAGTGGTTTGTGCACAATCAAGACACGAAGACAGGCGGCTGGACGAATCCGGTGCGCCGCAGTCTCAATGGCTTTGCCGAGCTGCGTCCCGGCTGGATCTCGGCCATGGGACAGGGTCACGCCATCTCGGTGCTGGCGCGCGCCTATTGGCATTCTGGCGGCGATTCGCGTTACCTCAAGGCCGCCTCGTTGGGGCTGCAGCCGTATCGCATCTACTCTCGCGATGGAGGCGTCCTGGCGCAGTTCATGGACAAGTATTACTG GTACGAGGAGTATCCCACAACGCCGCCATCCTTTGTGCTGAACGGTTTCATCTACTCGCTGCTGGGTCTCTACGATTTAAACAGCACGGCACCAGGGAAGATAGCACGCGAGGCGGGTAAACTGTTTGCCCAGGGAATGCATTCGCTGAagaagatgctgctgctctacGACACTGGCTCTGGCACCAGCTACGATCTGCGCCACTTGAGTTTGGGCGTGGCACCGAATCTGGCACGCTGGGATTACCATGCGACGCATGTGAATCAATTGCTATTGCTGGCGACGATCGATACTGATCCATTGATTGCACAGACAGCTGAACGTTGGAAGGGTTATATGTTTGGCAAGCGGGCCAAACACAACTGA
- the LOC117566688 gene encoding uncharacterized protein LOC117566688 isoform X1 has product MRAIFCALLICSFFATFLGAKRLPMEKLGLHNNYNEIVRDLIKNWESPIVYLRQLGYLPNDYEDTSKIKPNLDALMSRMERDDERDSLRQEVDKSRQHFCGVQDEKLKQKRENANGNEGIKYPTVDQLLAMKQPSLAVAMSAAKVDELMPKQKAADHQADGSNAQLMLLTQLLAKQQSAQVQTDVNQKSEDFLQQLVAKTSPVAVGGMPQVAAAPQQLVGGDANAMSSRPVEAQSKVQIDAPQYLNWDIDSNKLKQISPLEKNAYVDKLVRIYVKKQETQGELKKSLI; this is encoded by the exons ATGCGAGCGATATTTTG CGCTCTATTGATCTGCAGTTTTTTTGCAACTTTTCTTGGTGCAAAAAGGTTGCCAATGGAAAAGTTGGGACTGCACAACAATTATAATGAGATTGTGCGAGATTTGATTAAGAATTGGGAATCTCCGATTGTGTATTTACGTCAGCTTGGTTATCTGCCGAATGATTACGAGGATACATCGAAAATAAAACCCAATTTGGATGCGCTCATGAGTCGCATGGAGCGTGATGATGAACGCGACTCATTGCGACAAGAAGTGGACAAATCCAGGCAACATTTCTGTGGAGTGCAAGATGAGAAACTAAAGCAGAAGCGGGAGAATGCGAATGGCAACGAAGGCATCAAGTATCCCACTGTCGATCAGTTATTGGCCATGAAGCAACCCTCTTTAGCTGTAGCCATGTCTGCGGCCAAAGTGGATGAGTTGATGCCCAAGCAGAAGGCAGCGGATCATCAAGCTGATGGAAGCAATGCTCAGTTGATGCTGCTCACGCAGCTGTTGGCAAAACAGCAGTCGGCTCAAGTACAGACGGATGTGAATCAAAAGTCTGAGGACTTTCTGCAACAGCTGGTGGCAAAGACAAGTCCTGTGGCTGTGGGTGGCATGCCACAAGTAGCCGCTGCGCCACAACAATTGGTAGGAGGAGATGCCAACGCGATGAGTAG TCGCCCGGTTGAGGCGCAATCTAAAGTTCAGATTGATGCACCACAATATCTAAACTGGGATATCGACAGCAATAAACTGAAGCAAATCTCGCCGCTGGAGAAGAATGCATATGTGGACAAACTGGTGCGCATCTATGTGAAAAAGCAAGAGACTCAAGGAGAACTGAAAAAATCTCTAatataa
- the LOC117566900 gene encoding transcription factor Adf-1 isoform X2, producing MDKLDANLEQQFDLNLIEAVKMNPVIYDRSHYNYKHFVRKAQTWKQIAETLGVSEQKCTKRWKSLRDKFAREMKLCQESRWRYFKQMQFLVDSIRQYRESLLGKCANGSQNASQVADPTQQQQAQQQTVVDIFAQPFNGSATTSAQALTHPHEITVTGDAQLATAVGKDQKPYFYEPPLKRERSEEEHSDNMLNTIKIFQNNVSQAVSAEDQSFGMVVTDMLNTLGVRQKAEAKVHIIKYLTDMQLLAQHNKY from the exons ATGGACAAACTGGATGCCAACCTGGAGCAGCAGTTTGATCTCAATCTAATTGAGGCGGTCAAAATGAATCCCGTCATCTACGATCGCTCACATTACAACTACAAGCACTTTGTGCGCAAGGCGCAGACCTGGAAGCAAATTGCCGAAACTCTCGGCGTAAGTG aacaaaaatgtacaaagCGATGGAAGAGTTTGCGAGATAAATTTGCGCGCGAAATGAAATTGTGCCAAGAATCGCGCTGGCGTTACTTTAAACAGATGCAGTTCCTGGTCGACTCGATCCGGCAATATCGCGAATCGCTGCTCGGCAAGTGCGCCAATGGCAGTCAGAATGCCAGCCAAGTGGCCGATCccacgcaacaacaacaggcccAACAACAGACCGTCGTCGACATCTTTGCGCAACCTTTCAATGGAAGTGCCACAACATCTGCCCAGGCGCTGACACATCCGCATG aaaTAACCGTTACTGGGGATGCACAGCTGGCCACAGCGGTAGGCAAGGACCAGAAGCCATATTTCTATGAGCCACCATTGAAGCGCGAACGAAGCGAGGAGGAGCACAGTGATAACATGCTGAACACTATCAAGATATTCCAGAATAATGTGTCGCAGGCGGTCAGCGCCGAGGATCAATCGTTTGGCATGGTTGTCACCGATATGCTCAACACGCTGGGCGTGCGGCAAAAGGCCGAGGCAAAGGTGCACATCATCAAGTATCTGACGGATATGCAACTGCTGGCgcaacataacaaatactaa
- the LOC117566688 gene encoding uncharacterized protein LOC117566688 isoform X2 has protein sequence MEKLGLHNNYNEIVRDLIKNWESPIVYLRQLGYLPNDYEDTSKIKPNLDALMSRMERDDERDSLRQEVDKSRQHFCGVQDEKLKQKRENANGNEGIKYPTVDQLLAMKQPSLAVAMSAAKVDELMPKQKAADHQADGSNAQLMLLTQLLAKQQSAQVQTDVNQKSEDFLQQLVAKTSPVAVGGMPQVAAAPQQLVGGDANAMSSRPVEAQSKVQIDAPQYLNWDIDSNKLKQISPLEKNAYVDKLVRIYVKKQETQGELKKSLI, from the exons ATGGAAAAGTTGGGACTGCACAACAATTATAATGAGATTGTGCGAGATTTGATTAAGAATTGGGAATCTCCGATTGTGTATTTACGTCAGCTTGGTTATCTGCCGAATGATTACGAGGATACATCGAAAATAAAACCCAATTTGGATGCGCTCATGAGTCGCATGGAGCGTGATGATGAACGCGACTCATTGCGACAAGAAGTGGACAAATCCAGGCAACATTTCTGTGGAGTGCAAGATGAGAAACTAAAGCAGAAGCGGGAGAATGCGAATGGCAACGAAGGCATCAAGTATCCCACTGTCGATCAGTTATTGGCCATGAAGCAACCCTCTTTAGCTGTAGCCATGTCTGCGGCCAAAGTGGATGAGTTGATGCCCAAGCAGAAGGCAGCGGATCATCAAGCTGATGGAAGCAATGCTCAGTTGATGCTGCTCACGCAGCTGTTGGCAAAACAGCAGTCGGCTCAAGTACAGACGGATGTGAATCAAAAGTCTGAGGACTTTCTGCAACAGCTGGTGGCAAAGACAAGTCCTGTGGCTGTGGGTGGCATGCCACAAGTAGCCGCTGCGCCACAACAATTGGTAGGAGGAGATGCCAACGCGATGAGTAG TCGCCCGGTTGAGGCGCAATCTAAAGTTCAGATTGATGCACCACAATATCTAAACTGGGATATCGACAGCAATAAACTGAAGCAAATCTCGCCGCTGGAGAAGAATGCATATGTGGACAAACTGGTGCGCATCTATGTGAAAAAGCAAGAGACTCAAGGAGAACTGAAAAAATCTCTAatataa